One Streptomyces lincolnensis genomic region harbors:
- a CDS encoding bifunctional DNA primase/polymerase yields MLSVEETIAGTEAAQIPKQRGESLLETAVRYAEERHWDVFPGTWLEAVDGVQRCSCGDAACAAPGAHPARGDWGTQATGSATVARRMWQKQPTASILLPTGRTFDAIDVPETAGFLALARMERMELTLGPVTLTPDRRMQFFVLPGASVKVPELVRKLGWTPSSLDLVALGEGAYVAAPPTRFGSSGAVQWACRPTPANRWLPDAEELISPLAYACGRDR; encoded by the coding sequence GTGTTGAGCGTGGAAGAGACGATCGCGGGCACCGAAGCCGCTCAGATTCCGAAGCAGCGTGGCGAATCGCTGCTGGAGACAGCCGTACGTTACGCCGAGGAGCGCCACTGGGACGTCTTTCCCGGAACCTGGCTGGAAGCCGTCGACGGGGTGCAGCGCTGCTCGTGCGGCGACGCCGCGTGCGCCGCCCCCGGCGCGCATCCGGCGCGCGGGGACTGGGGGACGCAGGCGACCGGGAGCGCGACGGTCGCGCGGCGGATGTGGCAGAAACAGCCGACCGCTTCGATCCTGTTGCCCACCGGCCGTACATTCGACGCGATCGATGTGCCCGAGACCGCGGGGTTCCTCGCGTTGGCGCGCATGGAGCGCATGGAGTTGACCCTCGGTCCCGTCACGTTGACGCCGGATCGCCGAATGCAGTTCTTCGTACTGCCGGGGGCGTCGGTGAAGGTGCCGGAGCTGGTGCGGAAGCTGGGGTGGACTCCCTCGTCGCTGGATCTCGTCGCCCTTGGCGAGGGGGCGTATGTGGCTGCGCCGCCTACTCGGTTCGGGTCCTCGGGGGCCGTGCAGTGGGCTTGTCGGCCCACCCCGGCCAATCGGTGGTTGCCGGATGCGGAGGAGCTCATCTCGCCGCTTGCATATGCGTGCGGTCGGGACAGGTAG
- a CDS encoding ABC transporter ATP-binding protein yields MTSAAVRVHGLWKRFGQQVAVAGIDLELPAGKFIGLVGPNGAGKTTTLSMVTGLLRPDAGSVEVVGHDVWQDPVQVKARIGVLPEGLRLFERLSGRELLGYTGRLRGLPGAEVDKRATQLLDVLDLAGAQHKLVVDYSTGMRKKIGLAAALLHNPEVLFLDEPFEGVDPVSAQTIRGVLERYTASGATVVFSSHVMELVESLCDWVAVMAAGSIRAHGTLAEVRGDAPSLQRAFLELVGAHGRDTGSHLDWLGGGAAR; encoded by the coding sequence ATGACGTCAGCGGCCGTACGTGTACATGGGCTCTGGAAGCGGTTCGGGCAGCAGGTGGCTGTGGCCGGGATCGATCTGGAGTTGCCCGCCGGGAAGTTCATCGGGCTCGTCGGGCCGAACGGAGCCGGGAAGACCACCACCCTGTCCATGGTGACCGGGCTGCTCCGGCCCGACGCGGGGAGCGTGGAGGTCGTCGGGCACGACGTGTGGCAGGACCCGGTGCAGGTGAAGGCCCGGATCGGGGTGCTGCCGGAGGGGCTGCGGCTCTTCGAGCGGCTGTCCGGGCGTGAACTGCTCGGCTACACCGGGCGGTTGCGGGGACTGCCCGGTGCCGAGGTCGACAAGCGGGCCACCCAGCTCCTGGACGTCCTCGATCTCGCGGGGGCACAGCACAAGCTGGTCGTGGACTACTCGACCGGCATGCGCAAGAAGATCGGCCTGGCCGCCGCGCTGCTGCACAACCCCGAGGTGCTCTTCCTCGACGAGCCGTTCGAGGGCGTCGACCCGGTGTCCGCGCAGACCATCCGGGGCGTCCTTGAGCGGTACACCGCCTCCGGCGCCACCGTCGTCTTCTCCTCGCACGTGATGGAGCTGGTGGAGTCCCTGTGCGACTGGGTCGCCGTCATGGCGGCCGGCAGTATCCGCGCCCACGGGACGCTCGCGGAGGTGCGCGGGGACGCTCCCTCACTCCAGCGGGCGTTCCTCGAACTCGTCGGGGCGCACGGCCGGGACACCGGCTCGCACCTCGACTGGCTGGGCGGCGGGGCGGCCCGGTGA
- a CDS encoding transporter: MSADVTPVTPVVVRLKLSLLKNGLKQSGGRRAAYIGSAVAVLLFSVLQLIGLIALRGHAHAGSVVVLLVAVLAAGWAVMPLFFPSGDETLDPTRLVMLPLRPRPLVRALLMASLVGIGPLFTLCMLTGSVIAVAHGGVAYVVGVIGAVLGLLVCVALARTVAAANIRLLTSRKGRDLAVLSGLVIAVGAQVVNFGAQRLGSRGLGQLDGPAEVLKWVPPGSAIGAADSASEGSYGVAFLQLALSALALVVLLGVWSRHLTQLMTSPDGSTLQAADSRSRERNSTGLSRLLPAGRTGTVMERSLRYVWRDPKTKAAWVTSLAIGLIVPVFNALQGTGSIYFACFAAGMLGVQMYNQFGQDTSAFWMVAMTISSTRDAYVELRARALALLVITLPYATLVTVLTTAMLDDWPKLPEVLGLSFALLGAMLATGAWTSARFPYSIPQEGYKNVAPGQSGLAFMAILGGMVSAALLCAPVIAGTIWLNVSEGGERWSWLLLPVGTVYGVLITVAGLRLAAPRTARRLPEILALVSKG; encoded by the coding sequence GTGAGCGCCGACGTCACCCCCGTCACCCCCGTCGTCGTAAGGCTGAAGCTGTCCCTGCTGAAGAACGGGCTGAAGCAGTCCGGCGGGCGGCGGGCCGCGTACATCGGTTCGGCCGTGGCCGTGCTGCTCTTCTCCGTGTTGCAGCTGATCGGGCTGATCGCGCTGCGCGGGCACGCGCACGCCGGGTCGGTGGTGGTGCTGCTGGTGGCGGTGCTGGCGGCCGGCTGGGCCGTGATGCCGCTGTTCTTCCCCAGCGGCGACGAGACCCTCGACCCGACCCGGCTGGTGATGCTGCCCCTGCGGCCCCGGCCGCTGGTGCGGGCGCTGCTCATGGCCTCGCTGGTCGGCATCGGGCCGCTGTTCACGCTGTGCATGCTGACCGGGTCGGTGATCGCGGTCGCGCACGGGGGTGTGGCGTACGTCGTCGGCGTCATCGGTGCGGTGCTCGGGCTGCTGGTGTGCGTGGCCCTCGCGCGGACCGTCGCCGCGGCCAACATCCGGCTGCTGACCAGCCGTAAGGGCCGTGATCTGGCGGTGCTGAGCGGGCTGGTCATCGCGGTGGGGGCGCAGGTGGTGAACTTCGGCGCGCAGCGGCTGGGTTCGCGCGGGCTGGGGCAGCTCGACGGGCCGGCCGAGGTGCTGAAGTGGGTGCCGCCCGGCTCGGCGATCGGGGCGGCGGACTCGGCGAGCGAGGGGTCCTACGGCGTTGCCTTCCTCCAACTCGCCCTGTCGGCGCTGGCTTTGGTCGTGCTGCTGGGCGTGTGGTCGCGGCATCTGACCCAGCTGATGACCTCGCCGGACGGCTCCACCCTCCAGGCCGCCGACTCCAGGAGCCGGGAGCGGAACTCGACGGGGCTGTCCCGGCTGCTGCCGGCCGGCCGTACCGGCACGGTCATGGAGCGCAGCCTGCGCTATGTGTGGCGGGATCCGAAGACCAAGGCGGCCTGGGTGACCTCGCTGGCCATCGGGCTGATCGTGCCCGTGTTCAACGCCCTCCAGGGCACCGGCTCCATCTACTTCGCGTGCTTCGCCGCCGGGATGCTCGGCGTGCAGATGTACAACCAGTTCGGGCAGGACACCTCCGCGTTCTGGATGGTCGCGATGACGATCTCCTCGACCCGGGACGCCTACGTCGAGCTGCGGGCGCGGGCACTGGCCCTGCTGGTGATCACCCTGCCGTACGCCACGCTCGTGACCGTCCTGACGACGGCGATGCTGGACGACTGGCCGAAGCTGCCCGAGGTGCTGGGGCTGTCCTTCGCGCTGCTCGGGGCGATGCTGGCGACCGGGGCGTGGACGTCGGCGCGCTTTCCGTACTCCATCCCGCAGGAGGGCTACAAGAACGTGGCCCCCGGGCAGTCCGGGCTGGCCTTCATGGCCATCCTGGGCGGCATGGTCTCGGCGGCCCTGCTGTGCGCCCCCGTCATCGCGGGGACGATCTGGCTGAACGTCAGCGAGGGCGGCGAGCGGTGGAGCTGGCTGCTGCTGCCCGTGGGGACGGTCTACGGCGTGCTGATCACGGTGGCGGGGCTGCGGCTGGCGGCACCGCGCACGGCCCGCCGGCTGCCGGAGATCCTGGCGCTGGTCAGCAAGGGGTGA
- a CDS encoding alpha/beta fold hydrolase codes for MARRIDVTGAGDVRLAAWEFGDPPKSDQARDVPQGAHPVPAPRPPGPGAAERAPGVLLLHGLMGRASHWASTARWLSARHRAVALDQRGHGQSDKPPRAAFTREAYVEDAEAALEQLGLAPAVLVGHAMGALTAWQLAAKRPDLVCGLIICDMRASALGAASQREWEDWFKAWPAPFATLSDVRKWFGEDDPWVERPSRARGEFYAEVMQESPDGWRPVFEPEQMLESRETWVYDAHWEELAQVRCPTLVVRGLDGELGRAEAQEMVRVLPRGQYAEVADAGHLVHYDQPDAWRAAIEPFLDSVLTDLSG; via the coding sequence GTGGCGCGACGCATCGACGTGACCGGGGCGGGCGACGTACGCCTGGCGGCCTGGGAGTTCGGCGACCCTCCCAAGAGCGATCAGGCCAGGGACGTACCGCAGGGGGCGCACCCCGTGCCCGCACCACGCCCGCCGGGCCCCGGCGCGGCGGAACGGGCGCCCGGCGTGCTGTTACTGCACGGCCTGATGGGCCGCGCCTCGCACTGGGCCTCCACCGCCCGCTGGCTCTCCGCACGGCATCGCGCCGTCGCACTCGACCAGCGTGGACACGGCCAGAGCGACAAGCCCCCGAGGGCCGCCTTCACCCGCGAGGCCTACGTCGAGGACGCCGAAGCCGCTCTCGAACAGCTCGGTCTCGCCCCCGCCGTCCTGGTCGGGCACGCCATGGGCGCCCTGACCGCCTGGCAGCTCGCCGCCAAGCGCCCCGACCTGGTCTGCGGGCTGATCATCTGCGACATGCGGGCCTCCGCCCTCGGCGCCGCCTCGCAGCGCGAGTGGGAGGACTGGTTCAAGGCCTGGCCCGCCCCCTTCGCCACCCTCTCCGACGTACGCAAGTGGTTCGGCGAGGACGACCCCTGGGTGGAGCGCCCGAGCCGGGCACGCGGCGAGTTCTACGCCGAGGTCATGCAGGAGTCCCCCGACGGCTGGCGCCCGGTCTTCGAACCGGAGCAGATGCTGGAGTCCCGCGAGACCTGGGTCTACGACGCCCACTGGGAGGAACTCGCCCAGGTCCGCTGCCCCACCCTGGTCGTCCGCGGCCTCGACGGCGAGCTGGGCCGCGCCGAGGCCCAGGAGATGGTCCGCGTCCTGCCCCGCGGCCAGTACGCGGAGGTCGCCGACGCCGGCCACCTCGTCCACTACGACCAGCCGGACGCCTGGCGCGCCGCCATCGAACCCTTCCTGGACAGCGTCCTCACCGACCTCAGCGGCTGA